In one uncultured Methanoregula sp. genomic region, the following are encoded:
- a CDS encoding C1 family peptidase, producing the protein MQHHSLTRTLIIVTFCMAILICILHPAAAVTDEGHMDLSYEELAEEDLVYENASVYDAVSQIGDAPLSLTNEFPKTSYGDWNQGRCGNCWVWACTGAISQALYKSTGTATPLSIQFFNSNYMNGNMYMAKPHKWACTGGFATTFANIYSTGLNQSYAGGPFVVPWSNYNASYKDANVEGNETTETSLPKNLMTITPNIGVDRMEAERVLANPPSNRTAAVENITLALMDGKVIYYAMNWPNATGFDDFNSFWYWQPDDIWDMDQFNQTFYNESPNEGSGHAMILIGYNKTDANPANHYWIVQNSWGTSANRTKGQYKLKMWMDYNATFNNTNWQTQEFWVFNTSWKTDPTVSSITPSTGQNTGSVAITSLAGSKFSDGAEVMLKSGSPSPRHAGSLTNGTGGANLEAPMSVKVVGNYAYIASYNNSALEIVNLKDPMLPVHESRIGNGDGGALLTNPIAVDVSGKYAYVASYNDNALEIVDISNPSAPVHKGNIVNGTGGAQLQAPMSVKVVGNYAYVASAGSNALEIVDVSNPSAPVHKANVSDGVQGLSLKSPFSVDIVPNYPYAYVTSMDSNTLTIIDISNLTNPYWESYIGNGGSVYLDGPRGVRVAGYNAFIASYTSNALEIIDISNSSAPVHRGSLVRPADGSYLNGPYDLTISSDGKYAYVASYGGGTLDIIDISNPAAPVYVSSLADGTGGALLKQPRSVALSRSLAYVTSEGRNALEVVALDGIPATDISVASSGKITSVFNLNGAPAGNWNVMVTNVNGRFATLSNGFTITAVPPPPTPTPPPYGGDSSKPSAVVQGKTATALPGQASVSLKTNSLGQTLAPFTVETTTASPIDVAVSIPQSTKSLTAAGVPISEVTVTPVSQEAVAGITASTTPPEGSVFAAGGFGVECSPAGATFSQPVTITFSMTGAQWDAALLQAGGKAEDITIQYYDTQTKAWVSLPTTVDRTTRHVTATTNHFTLFAVFIKTAATASAPTRATYSWETPTPAAVSHTPATVVTTATPVPAPVQTRPSLPVVTIIAIVAGIGVLIGIILLARRWWIRRQNPALFRKYD; encoded by the coding sequence CCAAGACGTCGTATGGTGACTGGAACCAGGGCAGGTGCGGGAACTGCTGGGTCTGGGCATGCACCGGTGCGATCTCCCAGGCCCTGTATAAATCCACCGGGACTGCCACCCCGTTATCCATCCAGTTCTTTAACTCCAATTACATGAACGGGAACATGTACATGGCAAAGCCCCATAAATGGGCCTGCACCGGGGGTTTTGCCACGACGTTTGCCAATATTTACAGCACCGGTCTGAACCAGTCGTACGCGGGCGGGCCGTTTGTGGTTCCCTGGAGCAACTACAATGCCTCATACAAGGATGCCAATGTAGAGGGGAATGAGACAACAGAAACTTCTCTCCCGAAAAACCTCATGACCATTACACCGAACATCGGGGTGGACCGGATGGAGGCAGAACGTGTTCTGGCAAACCCGCCATCGAACCGGACCGCTGCCGTGGAGAATATCACCCTGGCACTGATGGACGGCAAAGTCATCTACTATGCCATGAACTGGCCGAATGCGACAGGATTCGATGATTTCAATTCCTTCTGGTACTGGCAGCCCGATGACATCTGGGACATGGACCAGTTCAACCAGACGTTCTACAATGAATCCCCGAATGAAGGCAGTGGTCACGCCATGATCCTGATAGGATACAACAAGACCGACGCCAATCCAGCGAACCATTACTGGATCGTCCAGAACAGCTGGGGTACCAGTGCGAACCGGACAAAAGGCCAGTATAAACTCAAGATGTGGATGGATTACAATGCCACATTCAATAATACCAATTGGCAGACGCAGGAGTTCTGGGTCTTCAACACTTCCTGGAAGACCGATCCAACGGTCAGCAGCATCACCCCATCGACCGGGCAGAATACGGGCAGCGTGGCGATAACCAGCCTCGCAGGATCGAAATTCTCCGACGGGGCGGAGGTGATGCTGAAATCAGGCAGCCCAAGCCCGAGGCATGCAGGAAGCCTGACGAACGGGACAGGCGGCGCAAACCTTGAGGCCCCGATGAGCGTCAAGGTTGTCGGGAACTATGCCTATATTGCCAGTTACAACAACAGCGCCCTTGAGATAGTGAACCTGAAAGATCCCATGCTTCCCGTCCATGAGAGCCGGATCGGCAACGGGGATGGCGGGGCCCTTTTAACCAACCCCATCGCTGTCGATGTATCCGGTAAGTATGCCTATGTTGCCAGTTACAATGACAATGCCCTCGAGATCGTTGATATATCCAACCCCTCAGCGCCGGTCCATAAAGGCAATATCGTGAACGGAACCGGCGGGGCGCAGCTCCAGGCCCCGATGAGCGTCAAGGTAGTCGGGAATTATGCCTATGTTGCCAGTGCAGGAAGCAATGCTCTCGAGATCGTGGATGTATCCAACCCCTCAGCGCCGGTACACAAGGCCAATGTATCGGATGGCGTCCAGGGATTGTCCCTGAAAAGCCCGTTCAGTGTCGATATCGTCCCGAATTATCCGTATGCGTATGTTACGAGCATGGATAGCAATACCCTGACGATCATCGATATCTCCAACCTGACCAACCCGTACTGGGAATCCTACATAGGAAATGGCGGGAGTGTATATCTGGATGGGCCGCGTGGCGTCAGGGTTGCCGGGTATAATGCCTTCATCGCCAGTTACACAAGCAATGCACTGGAGATCATCGACATCAGTAACAGCTCGGCCCCGGTTCACCGGGGAAGCCTGGTAAGGCCGGCCGATGGCTCGTACCTGAACGGCCCGTACGATCTCACAATCTCTTCAGACGGGAAGTATGCGTATGTTGCCAGTTACGGCGGAGGGACTCTCGACATCATCGATATCTCCAACCCCGCTGCACCCGTATATGTCTCCAGCCTTGCGGACGGGACAGGCGGGGCCCTCCTGAAGCAGCCCCGCAGCGTTGCACTCTCACGTTCCCTTGCATATGTCACCTCCGAAGGCCGGAACGCTCTCGAGGTCGTGGCACTCGATGGTATCCCTGCAACGGATATCTCCGTGGCCTCCTCAGGGAAGATAACATCGGTATTCAACCTCAACGGTGCCCCGGCCGGGAACTGGAACGTTATGGTGACCAACGTGAACGGCCGGTTTGCCACCCTGTCGAACGGTTTTACGATAACCGCTGTCCCGCCACCGCCAACTCCCACGCCTCCGCCATACGGGGGAGACTCCTCGAAACCCTCTGCGGTGGTGCAGGGTAAAACCGCGACAGCACTTCCCGGACAGGCAAGCGTATCCCTCAAGACAAATTCCCTCGGCCAGACCCTTGCCCCATTTACGGTCGAGACAACAACTGCATCACCGATCGATGTAGCAGTATCTATCCCCCAGTCAACAAAGTCGCTCACGGCAGCAGGGGTCCCGATCAGCGAAGTAACGGTGACGCCGGTATCGCAGGAAGCAGTTGCCGGTATCACTGCCAGCACCACACCTCCGGAAGGTTCAGTCTTTGCAGCAGGGGGTTTTGGCGTCGAGTGCTCACCGGCCGGGGCAACCTTCAGTCAGCCGGTCACGATCACCTTCAGCATGACCGGGGCCCAGTGGGATGCAGCGCTTCTCCAGGCGGGAGGAAAGGCTGAGGATATTACCATCCAGTATTACGATACCCAGACAAAAGCATGGGTATCCCTCCCGACAACAGTTGACCGTACCACCCGCCATGTAACCGCCACAACGAACCATTTCACCCTCTTTGCGGTCTTCATAAAAACTGCCGCAACTGCCTCTGCCCCGACCCGGGCTACCTATTCCTGGGAGACACCCACCCCGGCTGCGGTGAGTCATACCCCGGCAACGGTTGTTACCACGGCAACTCCGGTTCCCGCTCCCGTGCAAACCCGGCCTTCGCTCCCGGTTGTGACGATAATTGCCATCGTCGCAGGTATCGGGGTCTTGATCGGCATTATCCTGCTTGCCAGGCGCTGGTGGATCCGGAGACAAAACCCGGCACTGTTCCGGAAGTATGACTGA